The Rubrobacter tropicus nucleotide sequence AATCTACCGCGGTCCTTGATAGTCGTAGGCTCCGGGCCCATCGGCAGCGAGTTCGCCCAGGTCTTCGCCCGCTTCGGCTCGGACGTGAGCCTCGTCTCGACCTCTCCGCTCCCGCTCCCGAAAGAAGACCCCGAGATCGGGGAGATCCTGCGCGGCGTCCTCGTCTCCGGCGGCGTGGAGTTCCACGGTGGCTACCGCGCCGAGAGGGTCAGGATGGAGGGCGGCGAGAAGGTCATGACCATAATAAACGAGGCGGGGCACGAGAGGGAGGTGCGGGGCGAGGAGATCCTGGTTGCGGCGGGCAGGGCCCCGACGGCCGGAAGCCTGGCGCTGGAGAACGCCGGCGTCGAGATCGAAGAGAAGGGCCTGACGGTCGACGAACATCTCCGGACCACCGCGCCGAACGTCTACGCGGCGGGCGACATCACGGGCAAGTACCTCTTCACCCACGTCGCCGAGTACCAGGCCCGCAACGCCCTGAGAAACGCCCTCTTCCCCGTCAAAGCGAAGGTCGATCACCGCGTCGTCCCCTGGACCACCTTCACCGACCCCGAGGTGGCCAGGGTCGGCCTCACCGAGGAGCAGGCCCGTCGGGAGCACGACGGCGTCCAGGTCTTCCGCCAGCCTTTCGGTGGGGTGGACCGGGCGATGGCGGACGGGGAGACGACGGGGCTCGTCAAGATCGTCACCGGGAAGCGGGGCAGAATCCTCGGCGGCCACATCATAGGGCCGGACGCGGGGAACCTGATTCACGAGGTAGTCCTCGCCATGCAGAAGAACATCCCCGTGGGCACCCTCTCCACGACCATCCACGTCTACCCCACCCTCGCCCAGGCGAACCAGCGGGCCGCGGACAATTACTACCGCGAGAAGCTCTTCGACGCCCGCAACCAGAGAATCTTCTCGGCCTTCTTCGGGGCGCGGCGCGGGATCTACCGGCTGAGGGAGAAAGCGCGAAGGTGGGCGTGAACAAACCCCGAAACAGGCGACGCGACCTCTTCAAGCCGGCCTGCATCGTCGCCGCTCTTGCAGTGGTAGCAACGGCCGCGCACCTGACGGACCTTACAGAGTACGTGAGCCTCGACGGCCTGGGCAGGTTGCGGGCCTGGATCCTCGGCTTCGGACCCGTTGCCCCGGTCGTCTTTATAGTCCTCTACGCCTTCGCGACGGTCTTGTTTTTGCCCGGTACGCCGCTCTCGCTGCTTGCGGGACTCGTCTTCGGGCCGGTTTTCGGCACGCTCTGGGTGGTGATCGGGGCGACCATAGGCGCGACGCTGGCTTTCCTGATAGGCCGGTACGCGGCCCGGGGGCTCGTCGAGGGCTGGACGGTACAAAACGAACGCATAAAGAGGCTGGACGAGGGCGTCGAGAAGCAGGGCTGGCGGATGCTGCTCATCACCCGGCTCGTGCCGGTGTTCCCCTTCAACCTGCAGAACTACGCGTACGGGATCACGAAGATCGGGCCCGGCACCTACGTCCTGCTCACCGCGGTCTGCATTATCCCCGGCGCGGCCGTCTTCACCTTCGCCGGGGGCTCCCTCGCGAGCGCCCAGCAGAACCTGACCAGGACCTTTATCTACCTTGGCGTAGCGGCGGTCTTCTTCGTGGCGGTCTCCCTGATCCCCGGCTGGGTCCAGAGAAGGAACCGGGGCAAGCAGTAACGAAGTGATCTTCAGCTTCACGGCCATCCCGGGAAAGTTCGAGGTCGTGAACCACCGGACCGTCCCGACGGCCCGCAGGACCCCCGCCCCCGCGCCGTGGCTCTTCGTTGTGGGCATGAAGACGTTGCTGCCGATACACTTGGCGTAGCCGCTGGCGCGGCAAGAGACAGCGGCGCCGGTATCCGGGCCTCCGTCGACGGTCGGATCACCCATACAACAACTCGTCCAGAACCCTGCCTTGCGCGTCGGCCAGCGGGCGGATGCCCAGCAGGGCGGCGATGGTCGGCGCCACGTCGACGAGGCGGGCGTTTTCGGGGACGGCGCCCGCTTTGACGCCTGAACCCGAGATCAGGAGCGGCACCCGCATCTCCCGGGTGCTCCCATGACCGCCCCGCGAAGCCCCTTCTTCCGGCTCCGCGAAACCGAAGCCCCACGGCGCCCTGGCCTCGACCACGAAGTCGCCAATCTTCTCGCCGGCGCCCAGGTCATCCAGATCTCCCGCGTCTAATACGCGGGAGATCTGGGGCAATTCTTCGAGAGCCCTCTGAACATCCGCCCGCCTCTCGGGCGTGGCCGCCCGCCCGCGCAGGGTGACGTCCATTATCAGGCCGGCGCTCTTGACGAGGATTACCTCGGTTTCGGGGGAGGGCGCGCGTCCGGGGGGCACGATCTCGACGCCGCGACCGAGGTCGGGCGTCGCGGCGAGCCCCTCCACGAAAGAACGCTCCCAGGAGGTCATGCCGTGATCCGAAGTCAGGATAAAGGCTGTCCTCTCGTAGACGCCGACCTCTTTCGTCGTCCGGACTATCCGGCCGAGTTGCCGGTCGAGCTCGGCGAGCAGCGGCCCCATGTTCGGGCTCTCGGCGCCCTCCTCGTGGCCGAAGGCGTCGAGGTCGGGGCCGTAGACGGCGAGAAAGTCCGGGATTTTGGGCACGGTTGTCATCTCGCCGCCGGAGTCCACCGGCCTCAGGTTGAGGATCTCGACGGCAGCGTCCACCCGCTGCTCGAAGAGCCCGTCCGGCCGGACGTAGAGATGCTCGGGATCCCCGTAAGAGGCGCCGTGGTCCTGAACCATGTACCACTGCACCGCCGCGGTCGTCTTGCCCCCGGCGGCGAGGGCCTCGGAGATGGTCTCGGCGGCCAGGAACCGCGTCTCCCCCACGGCCTTGCCGGTCTCTTCGTCGAAGTAGTAGGCGGCGTTGCCGTGCTTCTCCGGGTAGGCGCCGGTTGACATGGAGGCCCGCGCGGGGTTCGAGATGGTCGGGTAGACGCCGTCTGCCACGGAGAGACTTCCCCGGCCAGCCAAAGCGTCGATGTTCGGGGTCGGCGCCAGGTCTAGATAGTCCGGGTCGAAGCCGTCCCAGTCCACCAGGATCACGTGCTCCGGCCGCCCGGTCTGGGGTCCGGCCCCTGTCCCGCGCGAGAGCAACCACGCGGGCACGGAGGCCGCCACGACCGCGGCCCCGGCCCCCGCGAGCAATCCGCGCCTGGAGATGTTCATGGGCGCACCTTGGCCGGCCAGAACCCCGCCGGCCCGACGAGGAGCACCAGGGCAGGGACGAGGAGCGTCCGGATGACGAACGCGTCCAAGAGCACGCCAAGGGCCACCGCCACCCCGACCTGGAAGAAGTCCTGCAGCGGGATGAGGGTCAGCGCGAGAAAGGAGGCCGCGAGCGCGAGCCCCGCGGCGTTGATGGTCGGCCCGGTCCGCGCAAGCGCCGCGGGCACGGCTTCTTTCAGGGGCCTCCCCTCGGCCTCCTCCCTGACGGCGGCCATGATGAAGATGTTGTAGTCGCTCCCGAGGGCGACCAGGAGCAGGAAAAGGGTGAAGGGCACGTAGTACACGACCCCGTCCTGCCCGAAGACGTTCTGGAAGAGCAAGGCGCAGACGCCCATGGTGGCGGTGAAGCTGAGGGCGGTCGAGATCAGCAGGTAGACCGGGGCGACGGGGGTCCGCAGGAGCAACGCGAGCACGACGAACGAGACGGCGAAGAGCAGCGGCGCCACTTTCTTGAGGTCGTCCTCCGAGGTGTCCCTGGCCGCCGCGGAGAGGGCCGTCTGCCCCCCGACCACCCCGGTCGCGTCCTCGAGCCCTGCCTCGTCGAGCAACACCGGCAGCCTCTCCTGCAGGCCCCTTGCCTGGTCCAGCGCCTCGGGGGAGAAAGGGGGACCGTAGAAGACCAGCAGTACCCGGGCCGCCGAGCCGTCCGGGCTCACGAAGTCTATCTCGGGGACGCGCCCGGCGTACTGGGGCCCGAAGGTCAACGCAGACCCGCCGGCGTCCAGGAGTTCTGACTGCATCCCGGTCTGGAGCCGGAGCAGTTCCTCGTTCTTCTCGTCCAGGTCCTCCCCCCGCACCAGCACGTTCACCGGCGCCAGGACGCCGCCCGGGAACTCCCCGGTCAGCTCCTCGTAGCCCCGCACGGAAGTGGCCGATTCGGGCAGGTTCGCCAGCTGGTCGAAGCCGACCTTCAGGCCGAGGTTGCCCGCCGAGGCCACCACCAGGCCGGCGACGAGAACTACCGAGATCGGGCCCGCGCGCCGGAACGCGGGCCGCCGCGACGGGTCTCGCCTCGGGGCAAGGCTTCTTCTCCCGAAGGCCGCGGGGCCGAGGACGGCCAGGAGGGCGGGGACCAGCGTCAGGGTGACGGCGAAGACTATGCACAGGGCGAGGGCCAGGCCCGGACCCAGCGCCCGGTAGAGACCCAGGTCGGCCAGGACCAGCAAGGCGAAAGCGGCGATCAGGACCGCCGCCGAGGAGAGGAGTATCCCCCCAACCTTCTCGACCCCGACCCTGGCGGCTTCGAGGCGCCCGGTCCCCTCCTCCAGCGCCTGACGGGTGCGGGAGAGCAGGAACAGGGCGTAGTCCGTCCCGACGCCGAAGAGCAGGACGACGATTATCGGCTCGATCTGCGCGGGGATGCTCACCCCTTGCACCGCGGCGACCCAGCCAAGGACGCGCAGCGTGAGGAAGGTCGCGAGCCCGATGCTCGCCAGCGGGATCAGGGGTGCCACGAGCGAGCGGTAGGCGAGGGCGACGACCAGGAAGATGGCGAGCGTCGTGACGACCGTGACGAGGACCAGGTTACCCTCGATGGCGATTTTTGTGTCGTGCTGGACGAGCCTGATGCCCGTCGCCGAGGTGCGCAGCGGGCCCGGGCTCCCCAGATCCTCCCGGATCTCCCCCACACCCGTCGCGATCTCCGTCAGGCGCGTCCCGGGCTCGAAGTAGAGCAGTACGGGCAGCGCCTCGTCGCCCAGCAGGTCCCGGTCCACCCGCGTCGGGTTCGAGGGGTTCTGGGCGGCGAGGGGCACGGCCCGCCGCAGGCCGTAGAGCCGTCCCGGTCCTTCGTTGAGGCGTTGGACCCCGTACGCCATCTGGTCCAGATCCGGCCCGCTAAACCCTTCGGGGTTCGAGTACACGAGTATGGCCGGCGCCTCGACCGACCCGGCCAAACCCTCGGCTTGGGCCTCGGCCCTGGCCGCCGGGGCGGACTCCGGCACCACGTCGGCGAGGCTGCTGCTCGTGCTGTCGCCGAGCGCCGGCAGGTAGAGGTACGCGGCGAGAGCGACCGCCGCCCAGAAGAGCACCACCGCGAAGCGGAGCCTGACCAGGAGCCACCCGAGCGCGCCGAAGAAGCCTCTGGAACGCATCAGCGAAGTCTACACCGCTGGTGCGGACGAAAGGGGAGACCGGCAGGATCGGCGCGCTCGACACCGGCGGGTTCAAGGTCCTCAGCGGCTCGCAGCCCTGGATCAGGGTACGGCACTGGAACGGCACCTACTACCAGTAAGCCGTCTGCGAGAAGCGGCGCCCGTGAGCCCGAAGACGCGGTCCGCCTTTCGTCTGCCGGTACGGGCGAAGGCTGTCGCTTAGGCTGATGGCGCCCCTGCCCCGCGAACGGTTATCGCCAACTCTGCACCTGTCCGCGGGTGGGAATCAGGCCCGCTTGACCGAAGAGTAGGACGCTGTCATGGTGCCCGCGGAGGTGAAGGACGGTGCGGAGACCGGCGAGGGGTGTCCCTCGTGGGCGGGGGAGGGCCAACTGAAACCCTGGTTTTACAGGTTTGCCGGGATCTTTGTCAGCGTCTTTTTCGTTTATCTGGCCGCGCGGCAGGTAGACTTTTCGGAGTCCCTGCGCGCTCTCGGGGCCGTCCGTCCGGCGAGGCTGGTGGCGGCAACGCTGGTTTATCTCTCGAGCTTTCCCATCCGGGCGCTGCGCTGGCGGCTCATACTCCGGGTACAAAAAGCGATCCCTCTAAAGGAGTTGATGGCCGCGGTCTTTATCGGGTACATGGCCAACAACGTCCTTCCGGCGCGGGCCGGCGAGGTCTACCGGGCCCACTACCTGGGACGGCGCGCCGGCGTAAGCAGGAGCGGCGTGGCGGCGAGCATCGTGGTGGAGCGAACCCTCGACGGCCTGATGCTGGTCTGCGCGATCCTGTTCGTCTTCGTCGCGTTCCCGCAGGAGGACTACCTCGGCGGCGCGGCCATCGTCACCGGCCTGGTCTTCCTGGCCCTGGCGACCGGCATCCTCTTCTACGGCCTCAGGGCGGACCGGACCCACCGGGCCATCGGGCGAACGCTCGGACTCGTGCCCGAGGGCTTCCGCAAACGCCTAGTCGGCCGTCTGGGCTCTTTTTCGCGGGGAATCCGGGGAATCTCGACGGCAAGAGAGCTTCTGGAGGCCGGCGCGTACACGGTTCTCGTCTGGGTGCTGGACGCCTGCGCCGTGGCCCTGGTGGTGGCCTCTTTCGGGGTGACCTTGCCGGCGGCCGGGTACGTGCTGGTCTTCGCCCTGGTCGCTTTGAGCACCACCCTCCCGTCGGGGCCGGGCTTCGTGGGGCCTTTCCAGTACGCGTTCGTCCTCTCTCTCGGAGCCTTCGCGGTCTCGCGCGAGACGGCGCTGGCCGTCTCCGTCGTGGCCCAGCTCTCCCTGCTCGGCTCCGTGACCCTTATAGGGCTCGCGCTTCTCTGGAGGGAACAGTTGCGCGCGTCGGGGCGCTGACCCGCCGCTCCGCCGGGGCGCCACCGACGGCCCCGTATTATTATTGGCCCGTGCGAGTTGAGGGTCTACTGATCGATCTGGACGGGACCCTCTACACCAACGACGGCCCCATAGAGGGCGCCCGCGGGGCGCTGGAACGCCTCGACCGGGCCGGTATCCCCTACCGTTTCGTGACCAACGCCACCCACAGGCCCAGACGAGAGCTCGCCGCCCACCTCGAAACCCTGGGGTTTCCCGCGGCCGAAGGCCGGATCTTCACCCCCGCCATCGCCGTGTCGGAGAAGCTGAGGGCCGAGGGGCTGAGTTGCTTTCCGCTGGTCGAAGACGCCCTTCTGGAAGATTTGGAGGGCGTCAAGATAACCGACGACTCTCCGGGCTGCGTGCTCGTCGGGAACCTGGGGGCGGGCTTTACCTACCGTTTGCTGGACACCGCCTTCCGGCACCTGAGGGCGGGCGCCAGGCTTATCGCCCTCTCGAAGAACCGCTACTGGCAGAGGGCCGGCGGAGAACTCGCCCTGGATGCGGGCCCGTTCGTGGCCGCCCTGGAGTACGCCAGCGGCAAGAGCGCCATCGGCGTCGGCAAGCCCGAACGCGCCTTCTTCGAGCTCGCGCTACGGAACCTGGGTTTGCCCCCCGGCACGGTCGCCGTGGTCGGGGACGAGCCGGAGCTGGACATCGGTGGAGCCCAGGCCGCGGGCCTGCATGGAATTCTCGTCGAGACCGGCAGATACCGGCCCGGAGCGGAGCTACCCACCCGACCAGACCTCATCCTGGCGAGTGTGGCGCGGTTGCCGGAAGCCCTGGGCATATAGCGCGGGTTTCGGAAGCGATCAGCTTCCGAAACCCGCGCCGTCGGCAATCAGCCCGCTTCGGCCTGCTCCGCAAGCCTGCGCGCTCAGCCTTCAGCTTTTTGCTCTTGCTGATAGCTAATTGCTGATAGCTTCGCAAGCAGGTTCGCTCTCTTTGCAAACCGCTTTAGAGGAAGGTCGCTGGTACCGGGGCGCGCCTCGCAGGGCGGCCGTCCTGCAGCCGGGTCGCTGGTCGGTCTCCGGGGGTGGATCTGGTTTATCGTGGTTCGAGGATCTGTAGTTGCCCACCCGTCTTGCCCGTGACGAAGACGCGCCCGCTGGCCGGGTCAACGGCAACGGTGTTCGGCTGGCGGACGGTGGGGTGGCGGGCGATCTCGCGCAGCGAGTCTCCTTCGAGCGCGAACTGGACGACGCTCTGCTCGGCGGTGAGCGTCACCCAGAGTTGGTCGCGCCGGGGGTCTATGGCTATCCCGTACGGTGAGCCGGGCAGGGGTACGCGGCCGAGGCGCACGGGCTCCGGGCGCGCGCCGTAGATAAGGACGGCGTCGCCGCGCGTGTCCGTCACGTAGAAGCGGTCCCCGGGGCCAGCCCTCACGTGGGTCGGTCCCTCGCCGGCGCCTATCCGGCCCAGCGACTCCAGGGTGTCCGCCTCGAAGACCTCGAGCGTGAGGCCCCGGACGCCGATGATGCCAACCAGGCCGTCGTCGGTCACCGCGACCCCGCCGGGTTTGAACGAGGTCTTTATAGTCTCCAATTCACGCCCATCTTCGATTATCGACGCTGTGCTCGCCATCTCGTTGACCACGAAGATCCGGCCGCTCGGGGCCGCGGCGGCGGCGTGCGGGAAGTCCCCGACCGACGTCTCGTCCGAGATCTCCCCGTCCGGCAGGCCGACCTGGACGAGTGAATCGGACCCTTCGGCCGGCACGAGCACAGGTCCGCCGGGTGCGGAGATGTCGAGGTGCCGGGCCGACTCGGGCAACCCTATTCTTTTCGAGATCTCCCCGCTTTCGCCGTCGACCAGCGCCAGCTCGTTTGGGTTGCGCAGGGCCACCGCGACCAGCCCCGTCTCGGGGTCGGCCGCTATCCCTTCCGGCGCGGGGCCGACCCCGACGACCCTGCCGGCGGGCTCCTCCTCGAGCGGCGGCGCCTCGGCGGGCTCCGGAGCCGGGGGCGGCTTTCTCTGTGTGGTGTCCCCTCCCGTACCACAGCCCGCGAGCATGAGCGCCGCAAGCAACGCGAACCACAGGAAACCCACCAACGGCTTTGTCTTCATCACCGTGCCTCCGCCCACCTCTTCGGGGTCCGGACGATAAAGCGCTGTGTCGAGATCGTCACGGATCGATCGAGCCTACCCCGTGAACGATGCGCTTCTTTCTGAGCACCTTCTCGGCTTCGGCGAAGTAGTCGCGCACGTCTCCCTGCTCCCCGATCCAGCCAATGTACCGCTCGATGCCTTGCATCAGGTCCACGCCCGGCTCGTAGCCGGCCTTGCGGGCGCGAGAGATGTCGGAGGTCAGGTGGCGCATCTCGCCGGGCCTGAACTCGCCCCTGGCGAGCGGCTCTATCTGCACGCGCAGGGCCTCGGAGACCATCTCGGCGACCTCGCGGATCGTCGTCGCCCGGCCGCTGCCGACGTTGACCGGCAGGCCGTCGAGCGCGTCTCCCTCGGCGGCGAGAAGGTTGGCGCGGGCGACGTCGCCAACGAAGCAGAGGTCGCGGGTCTGCTCGCCGTCCTCGTAGAGCACGGGAGGGCGGCCGTTCAGGAGGCGCGTGGCGAAGATCGCGATCACCCCCGTGTAGGGGTTGAAGATGGACTGGCGCGGCCCGTAGGTGCAGGAGTACCGGAGCGCCACCGTGGGGACCCCGGTCTGCCGCCCCCAGGCGAGGGCCAGCCGCTCCTGGTCGGACTTGGTGATCGCGTACACCGTCTCGCCGCCCATCGGGGCCTCCTCCGGGGTTGGCACCGAACCCGAAGGCTCCCCGCATACGGGGCAGCGGACGGCGTAGTCTCCCCTCGCGAGCTGATCCGCACCACGCGTGTCGGGGAAGACGAGGCCGTGCTGTGGGCAATCCGCCGCGCCCTCGCGGTAGACGGCCTGCGAGGAGGCGACCACCACTTTCTCGACCGGCAGGTTCTCGTCGCGGATGATCTCGAGCATCTGGGCGGTGCCGAAGCTGTTGACGTCTACGTACTTGGCCATCTGTGGCATGTAGCCGCCGTAAGCCGCCTGATGAAAGACGACGTCTATGCCCTCCAGCGCCGACCTGACGGCCTTCCGGTCCCGGATGTCGGCGTGGACAAACTCGGCCTCGGCCGGTATCCAGGGCGGACGGCCGTTGCGGTGGGTGTTTGGTTCGAGGTTGTCGAGGATGCGCACCCCGTAGCCCTCCTCCAGGAGCAGGTCCGAGAGGTGAGAGCCGATCAGGCCAGCCCCGCCGGTCACCAGGGCGCGACGGCCGCCCGCGCGTCGCATCACCTTCGGCCGCCGGGGCGGCTTGCCGCTATCGCGACGGTCCGTTGTTCGTGCGGGTGACGCAAGACGCCTCCTGTCTTGTCATGGTCTCTCGCTCTGCTGTTCTCGCGTTCCATCGTCCCCGTTCGGCGGGCGGGTGTTTGCATTCGCGGGATTGACCACGATGACGATGACGAGGGTGAACACGACCGCCGCTACTACCCCACCGAGCAAGACCAGCAGGGCCACTATCTCGGGCGACAACTCGACCTCCTACTCTGCACGGGGCGCGTCCTCACCTTCAGGTGAACAGCAGCAGCAGGCGTCCCACGCGGCTACCGCGTTCGCCCATCGCCCTGAACCGGGGACGCAGCAGCCGGTCCAGGCCGAAGTAGCGGCCCGGCGCGAGCCCGAACATGGCGACCGAGAGAAGCACCATGAGTATGTAGCTCCACTCCCACTCGTTCGGGGTGTGGGCGAGCCCGATCATCAGCTGCATGGACATACCAATGGCCGCCAACGCGCCCAGGCGGCTGAAGAACCCCAGGCACATGCTCAGGAAGATCCAAGCCTCCGTGCCCCAGATCACGTACCCGAACCAGCGGATGTTGGGCTGCACGACGTTCTCGATGAACGCCGCGTTCAACTGCGTCGCCCACCCTATCGGAACGCTTACCTCGGCCCCGGGCCTCGACTCGAGGATGTTGGCCTTGAGCAACGTGTTGGACGCGTCCGCCTCATCGACCGAGTGCTGGAGGAAGAAGCACAGCCCGCCGCGCGTGAAGTCGTCCCGGCACCCGAAGTCTGGCGGCAGTTTCCACCACAGCTGCGTGAAGAACAGGTACCCCAGCCCGATGCTCGCCAAGGCGATGGTGAGCACGATGAGGCCCCGTTCCAGGCGCGAAGACGAGTAGATGCCTTCCCTCGGTTCCTGCTTCTCTGCGGGGTTCGTCCCGGCCACCTTAATTCTCCTCTCGGTTCCGACGGGCTCCGCGACCCTGGCCGATCGCCACCCGCCGTCGTGCCTGACCTACTGTAGCGGAACGGCTCAACGTCGCCCCTGAGCGGCGGCGAGGTCGTCCTCGCCGGCCGGTTGCGGGTCCTGCTCCATAAGCCCGAGCGATTCGAGGGCTTCCCTGGTCGCCCGGAGGTCGGCTCGTTGTAGGGCCAGCGGCCGCAGGCGCCGGAGGTCTTCCACCACGTCTACGTCGAAGGTGGGCTCCAGCAGGCCCACCGACAGACCCGAGAGCCTGGCCCTGGCCATGATGCCGCCGAGCTCCGTCCCCACGCTCATCGGAATGCCATCCAGCACGTCGTGGTAGCCGCGCATCCCGATCAGGTAGTAGCCCCCGTCGAAGGTCGGCCCGAAGACGAGGTCGTCGCCGTCGAGGCGGCGGAAGGCCTCTTCTACGACCCCGACGCCGAGGTGCGGCGAGTCCGAGGCGATCAGGACGGTCCGCCCCTCCCCGCGGGCTTCGGCCCCCCGAAACAGCTCCCTCTGGCGCTCGGTCAGGTCGCCGTCCCCCTGAAAGAGTACCCGCCCGGTCTCGCCGGTGAGGGCGGATACCTCAGGCCACGCGTCGGGCGGCGTGACGTACCAGCCGGGCGGAAAAGGGGAGTCGGAGAAACGCGCGGCCAGGTCCTGCAAAAAGGCTCGGTATAGGATGATCGCCCGCTCGTGGCCGATGGTCCGGCCGAGGCGCGTCTTCGCGAACCCCGCCCTGGGCGCCCGGGCGATCACGTACAGTGCGTCCCTCACCGGCCCACCCTGGCCGTCTTACGGGGCTTCCAGCGGGAGTAACGGAGTATCGTCGAGATGATGCGCCAGCCTACCTTGAGGCTTCCGACCAGCGTATCTCCGACCTTCGAGACCCCGATCCGACGGTGGTACCGTACCGGCACCTCGCGGTAACGGTAGCCCGCCCTGGCGGATTTCACGATCATCTCGGACGGCCAGCCGTAGGTCATCTCCCGCATCTGCAGCGCGAGCAAGTCTTCCCGGCGTATCGCCCGGAACGGCCCCACGTCGCTAACACGCACCCCGTAGAGGGCGAGCATCAAGAAGGCGGCCAGCCGGTTGCCGAAGATCTGCTGCCAGGTCATCGAGCCCCGGGCCCGCGAGCCTAAAGTGCGGGACCCCACGACCAGGTCGGCCTCTCCCCTAAGAAGCGGCTCAAGCACCCGCGGGAGGTCGTCCGGCTCGTCGGCGGCGTCCCCGTCTAGAAGGACGATCACGTCGGCGTCCCGGGCCGCGAGGACCCCGGCCAGGCACGCGTACCCGTAGCCGCACCGCCCCTCGCGCACGACCCTTGCCCCGGCCGCGCGGGCGATCTCCCCGGTCCCGTCTACCGAGCCGTTGTCAACGACGAAGATCCCGCCCGGGGCCAGGAGCGTCTGACCGCGCAACCCCTCCACTACCCGCGCAATGGATAGCGCCTCGTCGAGGGCGGGAATGACGGCGGCGATGCGT carries:
- a CDS encoding TQO small subunit DoxD — encoded protein: MAGTNPAEKQEPREGIYSSSRLERGLIVLTIALASIGLGYLFFTQLWWKLPPDFGCRDDFTRGGLCFFLQHSVDEADASNTLLKANILESRPGAEVSVPIGWATQLNAAFIENVVQPNIRWFGYVIWGTEAWIFLSMCLGFFSRLGALAAIGMSMQLMIGLAHTPNEWEWSYILMVLLSVAMFGLAPGRYFGLDRLLRPRFRAMGERGSRVGRLLLLFT
- a CDS encoding glycosyltransferase family 2 protein gives rise to the protein MTLAGHHAGDNTGSGRRPGPRIAAVIPALDEALSIARVVEGLRGQTLLAPGGIFVVDNGSVDGTGEIARAAGARVVREGRCGYGYACLAGVLAARDADVIVLLDGDAADEPDDLPRVLEPLLRGEADLVVGSRTLGSRARGSMTWQQIFGNRLAAFLMLALYGVRVSDVGPFRAIRREDLLALQMREMTYGWPSEMIVKSARAGYRYREVPVRYHRRIGVSKVGDTLVGSLKVGWRIISTILRYSRWKPRKTARVGR
- a CDS encoding NAD-dependent epimerase/dehydratase family protein, which translates into the protein MRRAGGRRALVTGGAGLIGSHLSDLLLEEGYGVRILDNLEPNTHRNGRPPWIPAEAEFVHADIRDRKAVRSALEGIDVVFHQAAYGGYMPQMAKYVDVNSFGTAQMLEIIRDENLPVEKVVVASSQAVYREGAADCPQHGLVFPDTRGADQLARGDYAVRCPVCGEPSGSVPTPEEAPMGGETVYAITKSDQERLALAWGRQTGVPTVALRYSCTYGPRQSIFNPYTGVIAIFATRLLNGRPPVLYEDGEQTRDLCFVGDVARANLLAAEGDALDGLPVNVGSGRATTIREVAEMVSEALRVQIEPLARGEFRPGEMRHLTSDISRARKAGYEPGVDLMQGIERYIGWIGEQGDVRDYFAEAEKVLRKKRIVHGVGSIDP
- a CDS encoding TIGR04282 family arsenosugar biosynthesis glycosyltransferase, with product MRDALYVIARAPRAGFAKTRLGRTIGHERAIILYRAFLQDLAARFSDSPFPPGWYVTPPDAWPEVSALTGETGRVLFQGDGDLTERQRELFRGAEARGEGRTVLIASDSPHLGVGVVEEAFRRLDGDDLVFGPTFDGGYYLIGMRGYHDVLDGIPMSVGTELGGIMARARLSGLSVGLLEPTFDVDVVEDLRRLRPLALQRADLRATREALESLGLMEQDPQPAGEDDLAAAQGRR